Proteins found in one Deltaproteobacteria bacterium genomic segment:
- a CDS encoding FAD-dependent oxidoreductase, giving the protein MAKIFEPIRVGSMELKNRIVSLPTVTSFADRQGYATPQLIDTYRKRAEGGAGLIIVEATYMRPDGNMFFGMQGIYSDRMLPGLNDIVEAIHEMGGKACIQIVHGGRQSNPRITKLPLVAPSAHANPFAPGRDGEARAMTTAEVHQMLDQYVESVALAKEAGFDCVELHGTHGFLISQFLSPFTNKRDDEFGELLAFPTELTRRCKKACGADYPIVFRLTVDEKLQEIGMQEKGITLDLAKEFVPKLIEAGVDCFDLSNSNFETVNYNVEPIYFTPAGRIYSDFAPITKISTVPVIGRGRVNDPRLAMKLVEGGQVDLIGMARQIIADPLTPRKMLEGRYEDVRRCIACDIGCSQRLFNQVRIRCAINYDFGMEYREYYGAPKARNAKNVLVVGAGPGGLEAAKVCAERGHKVTVWEKSDKVGGMVKLASSAPSILTRDLWHIIPWLERQCNALGVAFEFNKEATVEAIEGGGWDAVILAVGASLAKADIPGMNHVKAVYLDDYYLTKAPMGPKVVVVGGQEGAEAAYSLAKEGKQVTLLSTTGNYGDAPYIYILRQITLQQMIGSLKNITVMTNVKVKEFSNGKLLITDGEGRDQALEADTFLMALGRTSNRALADTLASKQTPNVFQIGDVKQPRRIMEAIHEANAVARSIN; this is encoded by the coding sequence ATGGCAAAGATCTTTGAACCGATCCGAGTGGGGAGTATGGAGCTGAAAAACCGGATAGTATCGCTTCCAACCGTTACGAGCTTCGCGGATCGACAGGGGTACGCCACGCCGCAGTTGATCGACACGTACAGGAAGAGAGCCGAGGGCGGCGCGGGATTGATCATCGTGGAAGCCACCTACATGCGCCCGGACGGGAACATGTTCTTCGGCATGCAGGGGATTTATTCCGATCGCATGCTTCCGGGCCTCAACGACATCGTAGAGGCCATTCACGAGATGGGCGGCAAAGCCTGCATTCAGATCGTGCACGGCGGCCGCCAGTCCAATCCCCGCATCACCAAGCTGCCGCTGGTGGCGCCTTCCGCCCATGCCAATCCTTTTGCGCCCGGCCGCGACGGTGAAGCTCGAGCCATGACCACGGCGGAAGTTCACCAAATGCTCGACCAGTATGTGGAATCGGTGGCCTTGGCCAAGGAGGCCGGGTTTGACTGCGTCGAACTGCACGGCACCCACGGATTTCTGATCAGCCAGTTCTTGAGTCCGTTCACCAACAAGCGGGACGACGAATTCGGCGAGTTGCTGGCGTTTCCCACCGAGTTGACCCGCCGCTGCAAGAAAGCCTGCGGCGCCGATTATCCCATCGTGTTCCGGCTCACCGTGGACGAGAAGCTCCAGGAAATCGGGATGCAGGAAAAGGGCATCACCCTGGACCTGGCCAAGGAGTTCGTACCCAAGCTCATCGAAGCGGGGGTGGACTGCTTCGACCTGTCGAACAGCAACTTCGAAACCGTGAACTACAATGTCGAGCCCATCTACTTCACTCCGGCGGGCCGGATCTACTCGGACTTCGCTCCCATCACGAAAATTTCGACGGTCCCGGTCATAGGCAGGGGCCGGGTGAACGATCCGCGGCTGGCCATGAAACTCGTCGAAGGCGGCCAGGTGGACCTCATCGGCATGGCGCGCCAGATCATAGCCGACCCCCTCACTCCCCGGAAGATGCTCGAAGGCCGGTACGAGGACGTGCGGCGATGCATAGCCTGCGACATAGGGTGTTCGCAGCGCCTGTTCAACCAGGTGCGAATTCGCTGCGCCATCAACTATGACTTCGGCATGGAGTACCGCGAGTATTACGGGGCGCCAAAGGCGCGCAATGCGAAGAACGTGCTGGTGGTAGGCGCCGGCCCCGGCGGTCTCGAGGCGGCCAAAGTGTGCGCGGAACGGGGGCATAAAGTCACGGTATGGGAGAAATCGGACAAGGTCGGAGGCATGGTGAAGCTGGCGTCGTCCGCGCCGTCGATACTGACGCGGGACCTCTGGCACATTATTCCCTGGCTCGAAAGGCAATGCAACGCGCTGGGCGTGGCGTTCGAGTTCAACAAGGAAGCCACGGTCGAGGCCATCGAGGGGGGAGGCTGGGACGCGGTGATCCTTGCCGTGGGCGCTTCCCTCGCCAAAGCGGACATTCCGGGCATGAACCACGTGAAGGCCGTGTACCTGGACGACTACTATCTGACAAAGGCCCCGATGGGACCGAAGGTGGTGGTTGTCGGGGGCCAGGAGGGAGCGGAGGCCGCCTATTCGCTGGCCAAGGAAGGAAAGCAGGTCACTCTGCTCTCGACCACCGGAAATTATGGAGATGCGCCCTATATCTACATCCTCAGGCAAATCACGCTCCAACAGATGATCGGATCCCTGAAGAACATCACCGTCATGACCAACGTCAAGGTAAAGGAATTCTCGAACGGGAAGCTTCTCATCACCGACGGCGAAGGACGGGATCAGGCCCTGGAAGCGGACACGTTTCTCATGGCTTTGGGCAGGACCTCGAACCGAGCCCTGGCGGACACTTTGGCGAGCAAACAGACTCCCAACGTGTTCCAGATCGGCGACGTCAAACAACCTCGGCGCATCATGGAAGCGATCCACGAGGCCAATGCCGTAGCCCGGAGCATCAACTGA
- a CDS encoding VOC family protein: MIRKVHHIAIAVRDLAKAEKTYRETLGLEFERVIRMPEYHVEVGFIRVGDLWLEFISPTGEETRFSAFFKYRGPGVHHIAYEVSDIRGSMRTIRSRGVCFDSEEPMKGADGLVCFLPSEVLEGVLTELVEVS, translated from the coding sequence ATGATACGAAAGGTGCATCACATAGCCATCGCCGTCCGGGACTTGGCGAAGGCCGAAAAAACGTACCGGGAAACACTCGGTCTCGAGTTCGAACGAGTGATCCGTATGCCCGAATACCATGTCGAGGTCGGGTTCATACGGGTTGGGGATCTGTGGCTCGAGTTCATCTCTCCCACCGGCGAGGAGACCCGGTTCAGCGCGTTCTTCAAGTATCGAGGGCCGGGGGTGCACCACATCGCCTACGAAGTGTCGGACATCCGAGGCTCGATGCGGACCATCCGCTCGCGCGGTGTGTGTTTCGACAGCGAGGAGCCCATGAAGGGGGCGGACGGCCTGGTGTGCTTCCTCCCTTCCGAGGTGCTCGAGGGAGTGCTCACGGAGCTTGTGGAGGTCTCCTGA
- a CDS encoding 4Fe-4S binding protein, which yields MAIIRIQVESCLRITSHCSLCIDECPMQLLDPGYFEGTAEFVIEDTNCIECRNCEVTCPTKAIEAVSAEER from the coding sequence ATGGCCATCATTCGCATACAGGTGGAAAGCTGCCTGCGCATCACATCCCACTGTTCGCTCTGCATAGACGAATGCCCGATGCAGCTGTTGGACCCCGGGTACTTCGAGGGAACGGCGGAATTCGTCATCGAGGACACCAATTGCATCGAGTGCAGGAACTGCGAAGTCACCTGCCCAACCAAAGCCATAGAAGCCGTATCCGCCGAGGAAAGATAG
- a CDS encoding AMP-binding protein, translating to MTYHPIWNVPMETMPWDSVREIQEAKLKKQLAYVCGHSEFYRRKFREHGFEPGDFKTLDDLDRIPFTVKQELRDSQVEAPPLGTHTAADLEKVIRIHSTSGTTGRPTYIGLTKSDIQAWMEVHSRIYWCAGFRPADRVLFGYGLSMFVGGIPIIEALQNIGCTVIPIGPREGTDRFLSLSRDLGANALVGTPSFALYLIDRVQDSVHCAPKDLGWKKMAVGGEPGGSVPSIRHHLEEVYHTDVRDSGCGGAEMIAGMWADCEEKSGMHFVAQEYCLPELVDPDTLKPIPFRDGVEGELVYTALDRECLIVSGINVFPSAIKDVVTTHVPDVTGELRIVLTREPVGSAVNPPLTIEVEHGVNLGPEALRNLKSQLEREMRDKLLFKADIQLVAPGRLERSVHKSSYVRHAYRGE from the coding sequence ATGACGTACCATCCTATTTGGAATGTCCCAATGGAAACCATGCCCTGGGATTCGGTGCGGGAGATTCAAGAGGCAAAGCTGAAAAAACAGCTCGCCTATGTCTGCGGCCATTCCGAATTCTACAGGCGCAAGTTCCGGGAGCACGGGTTCGAACCCGGTGATTTCAAAACCTTGGACGACCTGGATCGGATTCCGTTCACCGTGAAGCAGGAACTCCGGGATTCTCAGGTGGAAGCCCCGCCCCTGGGAACCCACACGGCCGCGGACCTCGAGAAGGTCATCCGCATTCATTCCACCTCGGGCACTACGGGGAGGCCCACCTACATCGGACTTACCAAGAGCGACATCCAGGCATGGATGGAGGTGCATTCCCGTATATACTGGTGCGCCGGATTCAGGCCCGCGGATCGCGTGCTGTTCGGATACGGACTGAGCATGTTCGTGGGCGGTATCCCTATTATAGAGGCGCTCCAGAACATCGGCTGCACCGTGATTCCAATAGGCCCGCGGGAAGGCACGGACCGATTCCTCTCCCTTTCCAGGGACCTGGGCGCCAACGCGCTTGTAGGCACGCCCTCCTTTGCCCTGTATCTCATCGACCGCGTGCAGGATTCGGTTCACTGCGCTCCCAAAGACCTCGGTTGGAAGAAAATGGCGGTGGGGGGCGAGCCCGGCGGAAGCGTGCCCTCCATCCGACACCATCTCGAAGAGGTCTACCATACCGATGTGCGGGACTCGGGATGCGGCGGCGCGGAGATGATCGCCGGCATGTGGGCGGACTGCGAGGAGAAAAGTGGTATGCACTTCGTGGCCCAGGAGTACTGCCTGCCCGAGTTGGTGGATCCGGATACGCTGAAACCCATTCCGTTCCGGGACGGAGTGGAGGGCGAACTGGTGTACACGGCTTTGGACCGGGAATGCCTGATCGTGAGCGGCATCAATGTATTTCCTTCCGCCATCAAGGACGTGGTTACGACCCACGTCCCGGATGTGACGGGTGAGCTTCGCATCGTACTGACGCGGGAACCCGTAGGATCCGCCGTGAATCCGCCCCTCACCATCGAGGTCGAGCACGGCGTGAACCTGGGACCCGAGGCCCTGCGAAACCTGAAATCCCAGTTGGAACGGGAGATGAGGGACAAGCTGCTGTTCAAGGCGGACATTCAACTGGTGGCTCCGGGCCGGCTCGAGCGCAGCGTGCACAAGTCCTCGTATGTTCGGCATGCGTACAGGGGGGAGTAG
- a CDS encoding acyl-CoA carboxylase subunit beta, translated as MQDKIDELRSRRDQALKGGGEERILEQIQKGKLFARERIHRLLDKDTFTELYMFAEHQCHDFGMDRKHIPGDGVVTGHGLIGGRRVFVYAHDATVFGGSVGAVSGKKIVDTIALSRDVGAPLIGLIDSAGARIQEGMDNVRGYARIFYEHVQSAGVVPQLSAIMGNCSGGASYSPALTDFVFQVDQTSRMFLTGPEVIRQVTGEVISFEDLGGARIHTRRSGVSHFFCKNDTQCLEQIRTLLTFLPQNNREHPPGLDTGDDPKRPVPAIEKIIPTDMKKSYDVRDVIRKLADRGDFLEVHELFARNMVIGFARLAGRPVGIVANQPKVLAGAIDIDASDKAARFIRFCDAFNFPLVTLVDNPGYLPGTAQEYGGIIRHGAKMLYAYSESTVPKISLVLRKAYGGGISAMCPKEMGTDQMFVLPTAEIAVVGAEPAVDILFRREIASAEDPESFRKTKIAEYRNAFCTPYHSASRQLVDAVIEPAEARAAIVGALLMLESKSTAARPWKKHGTIPL; from the coding sequence ATGCAGGACAAGATCGACGAACTGAGATCGCGCCGGGACCAGGCCCTCAAGGGCGGCGGAGAAGAAAGGATTCTCGAGCAGATCCAAAAGGGTAAACTGTTTGCCCGCGAGCGCATCCACCGGCTCCTGGACAAGGACACCTTTACCGAACTGTACATGTTCGCGGAGCACCAGTGCCATGACTTCGGCATGGACCGGAAGCACATCCCCGGCGACGGGGTTGTCACGGGACATGGTCTGATCGGAGGGCGCCGGGTCTTTGTCTACGCCCATGACGCGACGGTATTCGGTGGGTCCGTCGGAGCCGTGAGCGGCAAGAAAATCGTGGATACCATAGCCTTGTCCCGAGACGTGGGCGCGCCGCTCATAGGCTTGATCGATTCGGCCGGAGCACGGATCCAGGAAGGCATGGACAATGTACGAGGGTATGCCCGCATCTTTTATGAACACGTTCAGTCCGCCGGAGTGGTGCCCCAGTTGTCCGCCATCATGGGGAACTGCTCGGGAGGCGCTTCCTACTCCCCTGCCCTCACGGATTTCGTATTCCAGGTGGATCAGACGAGCCGCATGTTTCTGACGGGTCCCGAGGTAATCCGGCAAGTAACAGGGGAAGTGATTTCTTTCGAGGATCTTGGAGGGGCGCGGATCCATACCCGACGATCGGGTGTTTCCCACTTCTTTTGCAAAAACGACACCCAGTGTCTGGAACAGATCCGGACGTTGCTGACCTTCCTGCCTCAAAATAACCGTGAACACCCGCCCGGGTTGGACACCGGGGATGACCCGAAGAGGCCCGTCCCCGCCATCGAGAAGATCATTCCCACCGACATGAAGAAGAGCTATGACGTGAGGGACGTGATTCGTAAACTGGCGGATAGGGGGGACTTCCTTGAAGTGCACGAGCTGTTCGCCAGAAACATGGTTATCGGATTCGCGAGGCTGGCCGGGCGGCCCGTGGGCATCGTCGCCAATCAACCCAAGGTTCTGGCCGGCGCCATCGACATCGACGCGTCGGACAAGGCCGCCCGATTCATCCGGTTCTGCGATGCCTTCAACTTCCCCCTGGTGACGTTGGTGGACAATCCCGGCTATCTTCCGGGAACTGCCCAGGAGTATGGCGGCATCATCCGGCACGGGGCCAAAATGCTGTACGCCTACTCCGAATCCACCGTACCCAAGATATCCCTGGTGCTCCGCAAGGCATACGGGGGCGGCATTTCCGCCATGTGCCCCAAGGAGATGGGAACGGATCAGATGTTCGTACTGCCCACGGCGGAAATCGCCGTTGTGGGAGCGGAACCCGCGGTGGATATCTTGTTCCGCCGGGAGATCGCCTCGGCCGAGGATCCCGAATCCTTCCGGAAAACGAAAATCGCGGAGTACAGAAACGCCTTTTGTACGCCGTACCACAGCGCATCGAGGCAGTTGGTGGACGCGGTCATCGAGCCTGCCGAGGCCCGCGCCGCCATTGTAGGAGCTCTGCTGATGCTCGAGTCCAAATCTACAGCCGCCCGCCCGTGGAAAAAGCACGGGACCATCCCTCTATAG
- a CDS encoding caspase family protein: MRKPYARCRRWGSLLLPCLLLFDVIGCAAGHYSRGQAPLYGIPKQTAELPSLGVSCGISAFDSEHLDRVDVAANFDAVYDCRSFGAALRDELAKELQKTGRFTQVSISEATGDIYVRGRVDSITATKTLTSNMGLIGLRPSATGTVTYEVGVRDSGKDPVIRDSVHAEVIHPQWGADFRLAIDALRVQLADDLAKRIAEAPELPKMAALARAKKGMVNEVAPAPPTNISVGPEPAVPRESVVPGPVDTGYNRWAVVVGVSKYAFAGQGGLDALPFAADDARMFARWLTGAGWSSDHVRVLIDEDAAERNIRVALESWLTKAGSKDLVVLYWAGHGFTDPEDPERVYFACYDTDIRVPPTGFRMDRVIGSLKERQAKNVVVLADTCHAGKLITRGERGLSVVPAVRRMHDQGRVPKGWVFMVSADTDRQAVEHSSWRNGAFTHCVLQGLEGAADGFQSAGAKDGTITLGELRAYLERAMPDETQKVLGVAKHPLITTSSGDPTIWNLTLQVK, from the coding sequence ATGAGAAAGCCGTATGCCCGATGCCGCCGATGGGGTTCGCTACTCCTGCCTTGCCTTCTCCTTTTCGATGTAATCGGCTGCGCCGCCGGGCACTATTCGCGTGGGCAAGCCCCGCTGTACGGGATTCCAAAGCAAACGGCGGAACTTCCAAGCCTGGGCGTCTCCTGTGGAATCAGCGCCTTCGATAGCGAACACCTCGATAGAGTGGATGTAGCCGCTAACTTCGATGCCGTGTATGACTGCAGGTCATTCGGTGCGGCGCTCCGTGACGAGCTTGCCAAAGAGCTTCAAAAAACGGGGCGTTTCACGCAAGTGTCTATATCCGAGGCCACCGGAGACATCTACGTAAGAGGACGTGTCGACTCCATAACGGCTACAAAAACGCTTACAAGCAACATGGGGCTAATCGGATTGAGGCCGTCGGCCACGGGAACCGTGACCTATGAAGTAGGCGTCCGGGATTCGGGAAAGGATCCAGTGATCCGGGACAGCGTGCATGCGGAGGTCATACATCCGCAATGGGGCGCCGACTTTCGCCTGGCAATCGACGCGCTTCGAGTGCAACTGGCCGATGACCTGGCGAAGCGGATCGCAGAGGCGCCGGAACTTCCCAAGATGGCCGCCCTGGCCCGTGCAAAGAAGGGGATGGTCAATGAAGTCGCCCCGGCCCCCCCAACGAACATCTCTGTGGGTCCGGAGCCGGCCGTTCCCCGCGAGTCCGTCGTCCCCGGTCCTGTCGATACGGGATACAATCGATGGGCGGTGGTGGTTGGTGTCTCAAAGTATGCCTTTGCCGGTCAGGGGGGACTCGACGCTCTCCCGTTCGCGGCCGATGATGCGCGCATGTTCGCACGATGGCTGACCGGAGCGGGATGGTCATCCGATCACGTCCGGGTTCTGATCGATGAGGACGCAGCGGAGCGCAATATTCGAGTCGCACTCGAATCGTGGCTTACAAAAGCCGGATCAAAAGATCTCGTTGTGCTCTATTGGGCGGGGCATGGCTTTACCGACCCCGAGGACCCGGAGAGAGTCTACTTTGCCTGCTACGATACCGATATCCGCGTCCCACCGACGGGATTCCGCATGGACCGGGTCATCGGCTCGCTGAAGGAACGACAGGCTAAGAACGTGGTGGTCCTGGCCGATACCTGCCATGCGGGGAAACTGATCACCCGCGGCGAACGGGGGCTTTCCGTGGTCCCGGCGGTTAGACGCATGCACGATCAAGGTCGGGTGCCGAAAGGGTGGGTTTTCATGGTGAGCGCGGACACGGACCGGCAAGCCGTCGAACACAGTTCGTGGCGCAACGGGGCGTTTACGCACTGCGTTCTCCAGGGCCTTGAAGGTGCGGCGGATGGCTTTCAGAGCGCCGGAGCGAAAGACGGCACGATCACATTGGGTGAACTCCGGGCCTACCTTGAAAGGGCCATGCCCGATGAAACGCAGAAGGTGCTCGGCGTAGCCAAGCACCCCCTCATCACCACGAGCAGCGGAGACCCAACAATCTGGAATCTGACGCTTCAAGTGAAGTGA
- a CDS encoding CerR family C-terminal domain-containing protein, with translation MARDSASTKERLLEAACNVFAAKGFRDATVAEICEEAGANIAAVNYHFRDKETLYAEAWRLAFQRSLAVHPPDGGVDEKAPAEERLRGRILSLVRRIVDPESLEFAIVHKELANPTGLLVKVILESLEPLRHALEGIVRELLGDGASQRQVQLCHMSIRGQCFDLLSREQWRKLFAKAEVNFGPPPLEAGIEAITDHITLFSMAGIRELRRRIENGELRERQ, from the coding sequence ATGGCAAGAGATTCGGCAAGCACCAAAGAGCGGCTGCTGGAAGCCGCATGCAACGTCTTTGCGGCAAAAGGGTTTCGGGACGCCACGGTGGCGGAGATCTGCGAAGAGGCTGGTGCAAACATTGCCGCCGTAAATTACCATTTCCGGGACAAGGAAACGCTGTACGCGGAAGCCTGGCGCCTGGCCTTCCAGAGATCCCTGGCGGTCCATCCGCCGGACGGCGGAGTGGACGAAAAAGCGCCGGCGGAAGAACGCCTTCGCGGCCGGATTCTCTCCCTTGTACGTAGAATCGTCGATCCGGAGAGTCTCGAATTCGCCATTGTCCATAAAGAACTGGCCAACCCCACCGGCCTCCTCGTCAAGGTGATCCTGGAATCCCTCGAACCGTTGCGTCACGCCCTGGAGGGCATCGTTCGTGAATTGCTGGGCGACGGCGCTTCGCAACGTCAGGTCCAACTCTGCCACATGAGCATTCGAGGGCAGTGTTTCGATCTTTTGTCTCGCGAGCAGTGGCGCAAGTTGTTCGCTAAAGCGGAGGTGAATTTCGGACCTCCTCCCCTGGAGGCAGGCATCGAGGCGATAACGGATCATATTACCCTTTTCAGCATGGCGGGCATCCGCGAGCTGCGACGGCGGATCGAAAACGGAGAGCTCCGTGAGCGGCAATAG